Proteins encoded together in one Flavobacterium keumense window:
- a CDS encoding DUF2490 domain-containing protein has translation MKNNFRYVTYVIVFLVVNTNIIFAQTSRTDPNDNQGWFGAKLKVDLPSGWGTSLDYQARFINDFNVYNGSYTTVGATKKIIKHVELQADFRLAVVEKGTYYRGSFGFEASKGFGDFDFGLRMLVQNQLQDFNDEYKDNQREGYWRVRLEANYAPTDGIQLYVSTEPIMKFGGVRPIDNWRNSAGVKIKVAKRTKLNLFYMYRPDYAKSSYNRLFQVVGLNLDYTLKIKKSNTGGHYLISK, from the coding sequence ATGAAAAATAATTTTAGATATGTCACGTACGTAATCGTATTCTTAGTTGTAAACACAAATATAATTTTTGCACAAACTTCAAGGACTGATCCGAATGATAATCAGGGTTGGTTTGGGGCAAAGCTTAAGGTGGATTTGCCTAGTGGTTGGGGGACAAGTCTGGATTATCAAGCACGATTTATTAATGATTTCAACGTGTATAATGGATCGTATACTACAGTTGGTGCCACAAAAAAAATCATCAAACATGTAGAGTTGCAAGCAGATTTTAGATTGGCTGTAGTAGAAAAAGGAACGTATTACAGAGGGAGTTTTGGATTTGAAGCTTCAAAAGGATTTGGAGATTTTGATTTTGGTTTGAGAATGTTGGTTCAAAATCAATTACAAGATTTTAATGATGAATACAAAGACAATCAACGAGAAGGATATTGGCGTGTTAGATTAGAGGCTAATTACGCACCTACAGATGGGATTCAACTGTATGTTTCTACAGAACCCATTATGAAATTTGGAGGAGTTCGTCCCATTGATAATTGGAGAAATAGTGCAGGCGTAAAGATTAAAGTTGCCAAGCGGACAAAACTAAATTTATTTTACATGTATCGCCCGGATTATGCTAAATCTTCTTACAACCGATTGTTTCAAGTTGTAGGGTTAAATCTAGATTACACCCTTAAGATTAAAAAATCAAATACAGGAGGGCATTACCTGATTAGCAAATAA
- a CDS encoding DUF4956 domain-containing protein — MDNALITIIFNSLGLRYLLNLISVFIVFRFIYFKNYKNTDLFLTFFGFNSIIFFISFMLNKVEISTGAGFGLFAVFSVLRYRTEGIGVKDMTYLFLSISIGLLTAIGPSDGIEISLFCFLIILLTLIIENSILGKKEASKIIVYDSLDFINESQKQELVDELKRKTGIEIHRISVDNIDYLKDSCTITIYYYEK, encoded by the coding sequence ATGGATAATGCACTAATTACTATCATTTTTAATTCTTTAGGATTGCGGTATTTGTTAAATCTAATCTCGGTTTTTATAGTATTTCGCTTTATATATTTTAAAAATTATAAAAACACCGACTTGTTTTTGACTTTTTTTGGTTTTAATTCTATCATATTTTTTATTTCATTTATGTTAAATAAAGTAGAAATAAGTACAGGAGCAGGATTTGGATTGTTTGCTGTTTTTTCGGTCTTACGTTATAGAACAGAAGGGATAGGAGTTAAAGACATGACGTATTTGTTTTTAAGTATATCAATTGGACTGCTTACTGCCATAGGACCTTCAGATGGTATAGAAATTAGCTTGTTTTGTTTTCTAATTATTCTACTGACTTTAATAATAGAAAATTCTATCTTGGGGAAAAAAGAAGCGTCAAAAATTATTGTTTATGACTCCCTTGATTTTATAAATGAATCACAAAAACAAGAATTAGTAGATGAATTAAAACGTAAAACGGGTATTGAAATACATCGAATTTCAGTTGACAACATTGATTATTTAAAGGATTCTTGCACAATTACTATTTACTACTATGAAAAATAA
- a CDS encoding VTC domain-containing protein, with translation MNEDILHLFDSINLSYLQDKALLLKRKDLKFIFSKTVLNSVLEDCLQDYQILKINNACLFQYKSNYLDTKGLDLYFDHHRGKGNRYKIREREYIHSQLRYIELKYKTNKNQTIKVRELVSNSTDIERFISENTGFSETDLYTSLNVEYTRITLLNKTNKEKVTLDLNIKCYHKDFNAISYDNIVIAEVKSERMISFKFNEIMKKHKIRSGSLSKYCLGLISLNPKLKQNNFKMMLNQIIKVNNNG, from the coding sequence TTGAACGAAGATATTCTACATTTATTTGATTCAATAAACTTGTCTTATTTACAAGACAAAGCACTCTTGTTAAAGAGAAAAGATTTGAAATTTATTTTCTCCAAAACAGTATTGAATTCAGTGCTTGAAGATTGTTTGCAAGACTATCAAATTTTGAAGATAAATAATGCGTGTTTGTTCCAATATAAGTCTAATTATCTTGACACAAAAGGATTAGATTTATATTTTGATCATCATAGAGGTAAAGGGAATAGATATAAAATTAGGGAGAGAGAATATATTCATAGTCAATTACGATATATAGAGCTTAAATATAAAACGAATAAAAATCAAACGATTAAGGTAAGAGAACTTGTAAGCAATTCAACTGACATAGAGCGTTTTATTAGCGAGAATACAGGTTTTTCAGAAACCGACCTGTATACAAGTTTGAATGTAGAATACACCAGAATTACTCTGTTAAACAAAACTAACAAAGAAAAGGTTACTTTAGATTTAAATATAAAATGTTATCACAAAGATTTCAATGCTATTTCGTATGATAACATTGTGATTGCAGAGGTTAAATCGGAACGAATGATTTCATTTAAATTTAATGAGATTATGAAAAAACATAAAATTAGGTCAGGTTCTCTGAGTAAATATTGTTTAGGGTTAATTTCGCTTAATCCCAAACTAAAACAAAACAATTTTAAAATGATGTTGAATCAAATTATAAAAGTAAATAATAATGGATAA
- a CDS encoding OmpA family protein, translating to MRTIRQYLAIALLFPIGLVAQDRTLKRAEKTFAKESYVSAISIYERLANKGMGSEQLYERLGDANYFNANYVQAEQWYTKRYELKGTFPKEFLYRYAQSLKSAGKAKHAEHIMAQYTKENPTQLRAKNQLQQLAQQSIKKGSDVFTIENITTNTKYSDYSSTIKGDTLLYASARPRTMANQIYQRTGQPYTNLYYTVQQADGSYSKAELYSKNTFSIFHEASPVFTKDGNTMYYTQNEVKQTNERRAVNGLYKIYKSVKEKGKWVNKGVQDIFAKDSARVAHPALSADGKTLYFASDARGTFGQSDLFKVSINEDGSYTAPENLGNTINTEGRESYPFVTRDNILLFASDGHPGQGGFDIFALDLNQKGALPVHLNAPLNSAFDDFGLNWDRATNRGVFTSNRPGGQGDDDLYTFINVQPFFEFDYNARIIGKVLDKNTNLPLANTTIILYDSTGKELGKTTTNETGDFVFERVLSNATYTTRASKETYSTNETRPSLALYERETSTTIVLDQDQYKLEQGLDLAKALSLRHIYFDLDKSNIRKDARVELEKIVEVLQANPTIKIEIGSHTDSRQSKGYNQALSQRRAQSTLNYLVQRGINKNRLTAKGYGETQLTNQCSDGVKCSEAEHQLNRRSTFVIVKE from the coding sequence ATGAGAACAATAAGACAATACCTAGCAATAGCACTATTATTTCCAATAGGATTAGTAGCCCAAGATCGAACACTAAAACGAGCAGAGAAAACCTTTGCGAAAGAGTCGTATGTATCTGCTATATCTATCTATGAGCGTTTGGCCAATAAAGGCATGGGCTCTGAGCAGCTATACGAAAGATTAGGTGATGCGAATTATTTTAATGCCAATTATGTACAAGCAGAGCAGTGGTACACCAAACGCTATGAACTCAAAGGGACTTTTCCAAAGGAGTTTTTGTACCGTTATGCCCAATCGTTAAAATCAGCAGGTAAAGCCAAACACGCCGAGCACATCATGGCGCAATACACCAAGGAAAACCCAACCCAGCTAAGAGCGAAGAACCAATTACAACAACTAGCTCAACAAAGCATCAAGAAAGGGAGCGATGTCTTTACAATAGAGAACATCACCACTAACACGAAATACTCCGATTATAGTAGCACTATCAAAGGAGATACCTTGCTATATGCTAGTGCCCGTCCAAGAACAATGGCCAACCAAATCTACCAAAGAACCGGTCAGCCTTATACAAACTTGTATTATACAGTGCAACAAGCCGATGGCAGCTATAGCAAAGCCGAGTTGTATTCCAAAAACACTTTTTCGATCTTCCACGAGGCCAGTCCGGTGTTTACTAAAGATGGCAATACGATGTATTACACCCAAAATGAAGTAAAACAAACCAATGAAAGACGAGCAGTTAATGGATTGTATAAAATCTACAAATCGGTTAAAGAAAAGGGTAAATGGGTTAACAAAGGAGTTCAGGATATTTTTGCAAAAGATAGCGCAAGAGTAGCCCACCCAGCATTGTCTGCAGATGGGAAAACCTTATACTTTGCTTCAGATGCAAGAGGGACTTTTGGACAATCAGACCTTTTCAAGGTAAGTATCAATGAAGACGGCAGTTATACTGCTCCAGAGAATCTAGGTAATACTATTAATACAGAAGGCAGAGAGAGTTATCCTTTTGTAACTAGAGACAACATCTTGCTTTTTGCCTCAGACGGTCACCCAGGTCAAGGAGGTTTTGACATCTTTGCATTGGACTTAAATCAAAAAGGTGCCTTACCCGTGCATTTAAACGCACCTTTGAACAGTGCCTTTGATGATTTTGGATTGAATTGGGATAGAGCCACCAATAGAGGTGTATTTACCTCAAATCGACCAGGAGGACAAGGCGATGATGACTTGTACACTTTCATTAATGTCCAACCGTTTTTTGAGTTTGATTACAACGCAAGAATCATAGGCAAAGTACTCGATAAAAACACCAACCTTCCTTTGGCCAACACCACAATCATCTTGTACGATAGTACAGGCAAGGAACTAGGCAAGACTACTACTAATGAAACGGGTGATTTTGTTTTTGAGAGAGTACTCTCCAATGCTACCTATACTACAAGAGCGAGTAAGGAAACCTATTCAACAAACGAGACACGACCAAGCTTGGCATTGTATGAAAGAGAAACCAGCACAACGATAGTATTAGACCAAGACCAGTATAAGCTAGAACAAGGCTTAGACCTAGCCAAGGCCTTATCGTTGCGACACATTTATTTTGATTTGGATAAATCGAACATTAGAAAAGATGCAAGAGTGGAGTTAGAGAAAATAGTAGAGGTACTACAAGCCAACCCAACTATCAAGATAGAGATAGGTTCACATACTGATAGTCGTCAGAGCAAAGGATATAACCAAGCCTTGTCACAACGTCGAGCGCAATCGACACTGAATTACTTAGTTCAACGCGGGATCAACAAGAACCGCTTAACGGCTAAGGGTTATGGCGAGACCCAGCTAACAAATCAATGTTCAGACGGAGTGAAGTGTAGTGAGGCAGAACACCAACTCAACCGTAGAAGTACATTTGTGATAGTGAAGGAATAA
- a CDS encoding PorP/SprF family type IX secretion system membrane protein, which produces MKKIVYSLFILLGLSASAQQEPQYTQYMYNPSVINPGYAGSLGYGSLFSLYRTQWIGLEGAPKTLNLNYHQPLENTNLGLGGNIVHDEIGPSTTTNLGLDISYTIPFENQSRLAFGVRAGGQLLNIDYTKLNHYNPSDVSFRSNISNQFSPNIGVGLFYYNENSYVGLSVPMLLETKTYDEFAYSDVNRRQHYYLTAGKVFELSYNVKFKPAFVAKMVAGAPLQVDLTGNFLINEKFTLGMAYRWSAALSGLVGFKVSDRLMIGYGYDRETTRLSNFNSGSHELFLQFDLFKINQHIETPRFF; this is translated from the coding sequence ATGAAAAAAATAGTTTATAGTTTATTTATTCTGCTTGGGTTGAGTGCTTCGGCTCAGCAGGAGCCCCAGTACACACAGTACATGTACAATCCATCGGTTATCAATCCGGGATATGCGGGTTCTTTAGGGTACGGTAGTTTGTTTAGTTTGTATCGCACGCAGTGGATAGGATTAGAGGGAGCGCCTAAGACGCTTAATTTGAACTACCACCAGCCTTTGGAGAATACCAATTTAGGATTGGGAGGCAATATTGTCCATGATGAGATAGGTCCTAGTACCACGACTAATTTAGGATTGGATATTTCCTATACAATACCCTTTGAGAACCAGAGTCGTTTGGCATTTGGAGTTAGAGCCGGTGGACAGCTATTGAATATTGACTATACCAAGTTGAATCATTACAATCCGAGTGATGTATCCTTTAGGAGTAATATTAGCAATCAATTTTCGCCTAATATTGGAGTTGGTTTGTTTTACTATAATGAGAACAGCTACGTAGGGTTATCGGTTCCGATGTTGTTAGAGACTAAGACCTATGATGAGTTTGCGTATTCTGATGTGAACCGCAGACAGCATTACTATCTAACGGCAGGAAAAGTATTTGAGTTGAGTTACAATGTAAAATTCAAGCCTGCTTTTGTAGCCAAAATGGTAGCTGGAGCGCCCTTACAGGTAGATTTGACTGGGAATTTTTTAATTAATGAGAAATTCACCTTAGGGATGGCCTATAGATGGAGCGCTGCATTGTCGGGTCTAGTAGGTTTTAAAGTAAGCGATAGACTGATGATAGGCTATGGCTACGATAGAGAGACAACGCGTTTATCGAATTTCAATTCAGGCTCGCACGAGTTGTTTTTACAATTTGATTTATTCAAAATCAACCAACACATAGAAACGCCTCGTTTCTTTTAA